The following nucleotide sequence is from Eubacterium sp. 1001713B170207_170306_E7.
CATCAGCTATATCCCGCCCCTCAGAGAACGCAAGGAGGACATCATTCCCCTTTCACTCCACTATCTGAAAAAACAAAATCTAAAGCACGGCACCAACAAGGTTTTTTATTCCCTGACCCTGCTCGCCCTGGTCAATTATGACTGGCCCGGCAATATCCGGGAGCTTAAAAACGTCATTGAGCGCATGTACGTCTTAACCAGCGGCTCTATTATCTACGAGAGCAAGGTGCCCGAGGAAATCCGCATGCACGTTCCCCAGACCGACGATAAATTTTATTATTCCTACGACCAGCTCCTGGACCAGATCAAAAGCTACATTATCCAGGACTGCTACAGCCGCAGGAAAACCTCTGTCGGCGTGGCCGAGGAGCTGGGCATCACCCAGTCAAAGGCCAGCCGGCTGATACGGAAATACTGTGTTAAGGAGGAATAGACATGGAACAGGATTTAAAAGCGCTGCGCCCGCTGAGCATCGGGGATCTGGAGCGCATCACGGACATGGCCGTCATGATTCTGGACGCCGCGGGCAGGATCATCTGCTATTCAAAGGGCTGTGAAAAAATCGAGGCGCTGCGGCGCGAGGATGTTATTGGCAAAAGCCCCGAGTCCCTTTACAACCCCCAGCAGTTCCCCAACCTCACCCGACCAAAGCGCTCCATGGTGCTCGACACGCTGAAAACTGGAAAAGTCTACCGGGAAACACTGGACTATTACACCACCGTCGGCGGCAATGAGGCCAATATTCTGTGCAGCACCTATCCCATCTACGGAAAAAACGGTCAAATCGACTACGCCCTGTGTATTTACCGTGAGGTCTCGGATTATCTGGAAATGATCGCCGAGGGCAATAAAAAGCAAAGCGACCGCCAGGCCTCCTCCCAGTATCTGCCAAATGGCACCCAGCACACCTTTGACCATGTGGTCGGCAGCAGCCCGATGCTTCAAAAGGCCGTCTACCGTGGAAAAATCGCAGCCAAGACCGACGCTCCGGTACTTATCTGGGGCGAGACCGGCACCGGCAAGGAGGTTTTTGCCCAGAGCATTCACAATTACAGCGCCTTTTCGTCCTGCCCCTTCGTGGCCGTAAACTGCAGCGCCATCCCGGAAGCTTTGCTTGAGAGTACCCTCTTTGGCACCTGCAAGGGCTCGTATACCGGGGCGGTCAACCGCAGGGGATTGTTGGAAGAGGCCGAAAACGGTACTTTATTTTTGGATGAGCTCAACGCCATGGACATCGGACTTCAATCAAAGCTGCTGCGGGTTCTGGAAACCGGGCGTTTCCGCGCCGTGGGCGGCCAGGAGGAAAAGCCGTGCAAATGCCGGATTATCAGCGCCATCAACGAGGAGCCTTTTCAGGCCATTGAAAACAACCACTTAAGGGCAGACCTGTATTACCGTCTGGCGGTTTTCTCCCTTGAGCTGCCGCCGCTGATCAAGCGCCGGGAGGATATTGCCGAAACGGCCGAGTTCTTTATCGGCGCCATGGCACCAGTGCTTGGGAAAAAGGTCACCCGTCTGTCCGCCGCGGTAAAACAGATCTTTGAATGCCACAGCTGGCCCGGCAATGTCCGTGAGCTGCGGCATATTATTACCCAGGCCATCTACTTCGCGGAAAAGGACGAGCCCTTTATCAAACCCCACCACCTGCCCGAGTACCTGCTCAAGACAAAGACCGTGCCGCCGTCACCGGAGCCGCCGGACACCGGCGGGGAGGAATCGCTGGCCCGGCTGATGAACGCCTACGAAGCAAAAATCATCGAGCGCGCGCTCGAGAAAAACGGCCACAATATCAGCCAGGCCGCCAGACAGCTTCATATCTCCCGGACAAACCTGCACAATAAAATTAAAAAGTATCAACTGGAAAAAGCTGAGGGCTAGATGCTCTCAGCTTTTTTGTGCCGCCTGTAAATAATCACAGCCAGTATGATGCTGATGACCGAAAAACTGATCATCCAGATAAATATTTTGTTGAAACCCGCCACCGGGTCCGCGTCAATCCATGAGCCCATGATGGTGGTCATGAAGGCCTCCGGCGCATAGGCGATAAAGGAAATGATGCCTGTGGCGGCCGCAGTCAGCTCAAGGGGAATCCCACCCTCGCCCATGACAGAGTAATAAACGGATTTAACCGTAAAGTACAGAAAGGACATGACCATGGTAATGACAATGGCCACGGTCACCAGACTGCTGCTGAAAATTAAAAGCGCGGCGCACACGATGATGCCGCCCAGAAGCCCGCTGATAAAGATGGCCCTGGATTTTGCCCTGTCTGCCAGTATGCCGCCCAGCACACCGGCCGCGATAACAATGACATAGCTTCTGAAGATCGCCAGCCCGCTGGATACAGAGGCCGATACGCCCAGCACCTGCGTGGTGTATGTACCCAGGTAGTTGGTCCCGGTATTGATCACGCAAAAGCAGCTGAACAGAAAGAAGGCGACCAGCCACGTCCCGGGGAGCCTGAGGGCTTTTACAATGTTTTTCATCCCTTTTTCCTGAGGACCGTTCTGTTTAACGGCTTTGTTCTCCGTTTTGGGTAAAAAGACCAGGCTCAAAGCTGCGAAGAGCACATATAACCCAACCGAAATCCACAGGAGCACCTGCATCCCTCCCACACTGTCCACAAAAAGGCCCAGCATCCAGAGAAACACAAAGCCGGTTACCGCGCT
It contains:
- a CDS encoding sigma 54-interacting transcriptional regulator; this translates as MEQDLKALRPLSIGDLERITDMAVMILDAAGRIICYSKGCEKIEALRREDVIGKSPESLYNPQQFPNLTRPKRSMVLDTLKTGKVYRETLDYYTTVGGNEANILCSTYPIYGKNGQIDYALCIYREVSDYLEMIAEGNKKQSDRQASSQYLPNGTQHTFDHVVGSSPMLQKAVYRGKIAAKTDAPVLIWGETGTGKEVFAQSIHNYSAFSSCPFVAVNCSAIPEALLESTLFGTCKGSYTGAVNRRGLLEEAENGTLFLDELNAMDIGLQSKLLRVLETGRFRAVGGQEEKPCKCRIISAINEEPFQAIENNHLRADLYYRLAVFSLELPPLIKRREDIAETAEFFIGAMAPVLGKKVTRLSAAVKQIFECHSWPGNVRELRHIITQAIYFAEKDEPFIKPHHLPEYLLKTKTVPPSPEPPDTGGEESLARLMNAYEAKIIERALEKNGHNISQAARQLHISRTNLHNKIKKYQLEKAEG
- a CDS encoding MFS transporter, encoding MSKGKRNFLLVLISVMVGIIYFIPYLRFFFYDQMLDGFNLTNLQLGTLGSIYGLVALFCYPVSGYLADRFSARILLAISFLAMAGLTFWQSTFPGYNILVVLYVLYGFFTTATLWSPYICFVRHLGTEEEQGKLFGVSEAMRGVVSAVTGFVFLWMLGLFVDSVGGMQVLLWISVGLYVLFAALSLVFLPKTENKAVKQNGPQEKGMKNIVKALRLPGTWLVAFFLFSCFCVINTGTNYLGTYTTQVLGVSASVSSGLAIFRSYVIVIAAGVLGGILADRAKSRAIFISGLLGGIIVCAALLIFSSSLVTVAIVITMVMSFLYFTVKSVYYSVMGEGGIPLELTAAATGIISFIAYAPEAFMTTIMGSWIDADPVAGFNKIFIWMISFSVISIILAVIIYRRHKKAESI